A region of Terriglobales bacterium DNA encodes the following proteins:
- a CDS encoding response regulator: MATVFCFAEKRSHVSQISRILQTAHHQVTGCYSIREAIRQLGNDHFDVVVTDYNTKHKHGLRVLRAAKQIGSAPVVVISRKLAEAFQAGDPYADLYLDEPVNPQELATLVEVLAGAATPVMSPSPTTANVPLPDTKAAIAAA; encoded by the coding sequence ATGGCTACGGTCTTTTGTTTCGCGGAAAAACGGAGTCACGTATCACAGATCTCCCGCATTTTGCAGACAGCTCATCACCAAGTGACTGGCTGTTACTCCATACGAGAGGCGATCAGGCAGCTCGGAAACGACCATTTCGATGTTGTCGTCACTGACTACAACACGAAACACAAGCATGGATTGCGTGTGCTCCGTGCCGCGAAGCAGATCGGCAGTGCGCCGGTTGTTGTTATTTCACGAAAATTGGCGGAGGCATTCCAGGCTGGTGACCCATATGCCGACTTGTATTTGGACGAGCCGGTGAACCCGCAAGAGCTGGCGACGCTCGTGGAGGTACTGGCTGGCGCTGCCACACCGGTTATGTCTCCAAGTCCCACGACGGCAAATGTTCCCCTGCCCGACACCAAAGCAGCCATCGCGGCTGCGTAG
- the terL gene encoding phage terminase large subunit, producing MNPEVTPEEYRVILRRDFFTFLERSFHELNPQTTFWPNWHIEKIAAGLESCRRGETRRLIINVPPRSLKSHCASVAFVAWLLGHNPSTQVICASYAQDLANKHAIDCRALLASDWYQRLFPGARLSPQRQAVQEFMTTEKGFRLATSVGGVLTGRGADFLIIDDPLKPDEALSESQRTAVNDWYDHTLYSRLNDKRNGCIILIMQRLHEDDLVGHVKAQESWESLCFPAIAEEDEIHVIPTLFKSRTVRRRLGEALHPQREPLELLQHLRETQGEYNFAGQYQQAPAPLGGGMIKQSWFQYYTPADLPPTFELVFQSWDTANKNTELSDFSVCTTWGMQNRQLYLLHVLRKRMDYPELKRAVHAQAEEFRPINVLIEDKASGTQLIQELVYERVHGVTRYAPTMDKIMRLHSASATIENGFVFLPPKAVWLAEYLHELTTFPKSKHDDQTDSTSQALDWAKQRYLGPGRGLIQFWEQQIDKRRSPSVPA from the coding sequence ATGAATCCTGAAGTGACCCCCGAGGAATACCGTGTCATTCTGCGCCGGGACTTCTTTACCTTCCTGGAGCGCAGCTTCCATGAGCTGAATCCTCAAACTACTTTCTGGCCCAATTGGCACATCGAGAAGATCGCCGCCGGATTGGAGTCCTGCCGTCGCGGCGAAACCAGGCGGCTCATCATCAATGTTCCGCCTCGCTCGCTAAAATCGCACTGCGCATCGGTCGCTTTCGTAGCCTGGCTCCTCGGCCATAACCCCAGCACTCAGGTGATCTGCGCCAGTTATGCGCAAGATCTGGCCAACAAGCACGCCATTGACTGCCGCGCCCTGCTGGCCAGCGACTGGTACCAACGGCTCTTTCCGGGGGCACGACTCTCCCCACAAAGACAGGCTGTACAGGAGTTTATGACTACCGAGAAGGGCTTCCGACTGGCGACCTCTGTCGGGGGCGTGCTAACGGGTCGAGGTGCAGATTTCCTCATTATCGATGATCCGCTCAAACCCGATGAAGCTTTATCGGAGTCTCAACGCACGGCGGTAAACGATTGGTACGATCACACCCTTTACAGCCGCCTCAACGACAAGCGCAACGGCTGCATCATTCTTATCATGCAGCGGCTCCACGAAGATGACCTGGTGGGGCATGTCAAAGCTCAAGAATCGTGGGAATCGCTTTGCTTTCCAGCCATTGCGGAAGAAGACGAGATCCACGTGATTCCTACGCTGTTCAAGAGTCGAACGGTCCGACGCAGGCTTGGAGAAGCACTCCATCCCCAGCGGGAACCATTAGAGCTACTCCAGCATTTGCGCGAAACCCAAGGTGAATACAACTTTGCTGGTCAGTATCAGCAGGCGCCCGCTCCGCTCGGCGGGGGCATGATAAAACAGTCCTGGTTCCAGTACTACACTCCCGCTGATCTGCCTCCCACGTTTGAGCTGGTTTTTCAGAGTTGGGATACCGCAAACAAGAACACTGAATTGAGCGATTTTAGCGTCTGTACCACTTGGGGAATGCAAAATAGACAGCTTTACCTCCTGCATGTATTGCGCAAACGCATGGATTATCCCGAACTCAAACGGGCTGTGCATGCCCAAGCGGAAGAGTTTCGTCCCATCAACGTCTTAATTGAGGACAAAGCCTCGGGAACCCAATTGATTCAGGAGCTGGTCTACGAACGGGTGCATGGCGTGACTCGCTACGCACCCACCATGGACAAAATCATGCGCTTGCACTCGGCCTCCGCCACCATTGAGAACGGATTTGTGTTCCTGCCTCCAAAAGCAGTTTGGCTAGCTGAATACCTTCATGAACTAACCACGTTCCCTAAAAGCAAGCACGACGATCAGACCGATTCTACCTCGCAGGCGTTAGATTGGGCGAAACAGCGCTATCTGGGGCCGGGCCGCGGGTTGATCCAATTTTGGGAGCAGCAAATAGACAAGCGCCGTTCGCCGTCGGTCCCCGCATAA
- a CDS encoding DNA methyltransferase — protein sequence MASRKQLKSPSHSHHRLSITYRAIKDLRPNPENPRLHSDKQVRQISRSIEVFGFNVPVLVDAQLRVIAGHGRLQACRLLKLTQVPTISLEHLTEAQARAFLIADNRLTENADWDGGLLAEQFKALSEADIDFSIDVTGFEMGEIDLLIEGLEPAVEGGMDNADSLPEAGAQVSHHEDLWLLGPHRVYCGNALNQSSYANLMNSKRAAMVFTDPPYNVPIAGHASGLGAIQHANFKMASGEMTQPEFMDFLTAACGLLSAHSVDASIHFVCMDWRHMGELLSAGAQVYSELKNVCVWAKNNAGMGSLYRSQHELVFVFKSGIGTHRNNVQLGQYGRYRSNVWRYPGVNSFSRSTSEGNLLALHPTVKPAALVADAIMDCSARGEIVLDAFLGSGTTVIAAERTGRICYGIELDPVYVDAIIRRWQSFSGQSALHGHSGRSFTELEETAAQEVTQCPERLKARSRIVSVDNKNNLYPGQKTKTALPLQSARKVRSPKLSATAILRRTPASRKESRATRKAVPRVSITSRKCLPKRLMKGSSSTKTVNGRGLPSLKRQSNN from the coding sequence ATGGCTTCCCGCAAGCAGCTCAAATCCCCTTCACACTCTCATCACCGGCTGTCAATCACCTATCGTGCCATTAAAGATCTGAGGCCCAATCCTGAGAACCCGCGACTACATAGCGATAAGCAAGTCCGACAAATTTCCCGCAGCATCGAAGTCTTCGGTTTCAATGTTCCGGTCCTAGTCGACGCCCAGCTGCGCGTCATCGCAGGTCACGGCCGACTTCAGGCTTGCAGGCTGCTTAAACTCACCCAAGTGCCGACCATCAGTCTCGAACACCTGACGGAAGCCCAAGCGAGGGCCTTCCTGATCGCCGATAACCGGCTCACCGAGAATGCCGACTGGGACGGCGGTCTCTTGGCCGAGCAGTTCAAGGCTCTTTCTGAAGCCGACATCGATTTCAGCATCGATGTAACTGGCTTTGAGATGGGCGAGATCGACCTACTCATCGAGGGGCTCGAGCCGGCGGTCGAGGGTGGAATGGATAATGCCGACTCCTTGCCCGAAGCAGGCGCCCAAGTCAGCCACCATGAAGATCTATGGCTACTCGGACCGCACCGCGTCTATTGCGGCAACGCACTCAACCAAAGCAGCTACGCGAATCTCATGAATAGCAAGCGTGCTGCGATGGTGTTTACGGATCCGCCCTACAACGTACCCATCGCAGGACACGCCAGCGGACTGGGGGCCATTCAGCACGCCAATTTCAAAATGGCCTCCGGTGAAATGACCCAGCCGGAGTTCATGGATTTTCTGACTGCGGCCTGTGGACTGCTCTCGGCCCACAGCGTTGATGCTTCGATTCACTTTGTCTGCATGGACTGGCGGCATATGGGCGAGCTGCTCAGTGCTGGCGCTCAGGTCTACTCTGAGCTCAAGAACGTTTGTGTCTGGGCCAAGAACAATGCCGGGATGGGTTCGCTTTACCGCAGCCAGCATGAGCTGGTGTTCGTATTCAAGAGCGGCATAGGGACTCACCGCAACAATGTCCAACTGGGCCAGTACGGTCGCTATCGTAGCAATGTCTGGCGCTACCCGGGCGTGAACTCCTTCTCACGATCAACTTCGGAAGGTAATCTGCTTGCCCTGCATCCCACCGTCAAACCAGCCGCCTTAGTAGCGGATGCCATCATGGATTGCTCAGCAAGGGGCGAGATCGTTCTCGACGCGTTTCTGGGTAGCGGTACCACGGTAATCGCAGCGGAACGGACCGGCCGCATTTGCTACGGAATCGAACTCGACCCTGTCTACGTCGACGCCATTATTCGTCGCTGGCAGTCTTTCAGCGGACAAAGCGCGTTACACGGCCATTCGGGCCGGAGCTTCACGGAATTGGAGGAAACCGCTGCCCAGGAGGTCACACAATGCCCAGAAAGATTGAAGGCCAGATCCCGGATCGTCAGCGTGGACAACAAGAACAATCTCTATCCGGGCCAGAAAACAAAGACCGCACTGCCGCTCCAAAGCGCAAGGAAGGTTCGATCCCCGAAGTTATCGGCTACTGCAATCCTCCGACGCACACCCGCTTCCAGAAAGGAAAGTCGGGCAACCCGCAAGGCCGTCCCAAGGGTAAGCATAACCTCTCGAAAGTGCTTACCAAAACGCTTAATGAAAGGGTCCTCATCAACGAAAACGGTCAACGGAAGAGGATTACCAAGTTTGAAGCGACAATCAAACAACTAA
- a CDS encoding DUF2924 domain-containing protein yields MLAGAAPMADNTIRRLLELTQMTNAELRAVWGALFGKQPPQHMSKSLMLPILSYGIQVQAYGGLSASASRRLRQIAHALEADPDTPLSLAPRVKPGTRLLREWRGETHTVTVEDDGYEYKGACYSSLSEIARLITGTRWSGPLFFGLKIKENNVNKAERTP; encoded by the coding sequence ATGCTTGCCGGAGCTGCGCCCATGGCCGACAACACCATCCGACGCCTGTTGGAGTTAACACAGATGACCAACGCCGAACTGCGTGCCGTTTGGGGTGCACTTTTCGGTAAGCAGCCACCCCAGCATATGTCCAAGAGTCTCATGCTTCCGATTCTTTCCTATGGCATTCAGGTGCAAGCTTATGGCGGGCTTAGCGCCTCGGCTTCCCGACGCCTGCGCCAGATTGCTCACGCACTTGAAGCCGATCCCGATACTCCACTCTCACTCGCACCTCGGGTGAAGCCAGGCACCCGTCTGCTTCGCGAGTGGAGGGGAGAGACCCACACGGTTACGGTTGAGGACGATGGTTATGAATACAAGGGCGCGTGCTACTCGAGCCTGTCGGAAATCGCTCGCCTGATTACGGGGACCCGTTGGTCCGGTCCACTCTTCTTTGGCTTGAAGATCAAAGAAAATAATGTGAACAAAGCGGAACGTACCCCATGA
- a CDS encoding recombinase family protein: MSAGRKSTVRCAIYTRKSSEEGLEQSFNSLDAQREASQAFVVSQRHEGWRALETHYDDGGYSGGNMDRPALRRLLDDVTARKIDTVVVYKVDRLTRSLADFAKIIEAFDAHGVSFVSVTQQFNTTTSMGRLTLNVLLSFAQFERELTGERIRDKIAASKSKGMWMGGRVPLGYDLKQRKLLVNLEEAKLIRTIYQTYLELGCVSKLKVHLDRQGVRSKVRISASGTRAGGAVYSRGALYALLQNQIYLGEITHGEQTYPGEHEAIVSREVWDKVQTQLRTNHYPRRNRPNLKSSNLLTGLLQDAAGNRFTPSHTVKAGKRYRYYVCQQHVKNAGRPQSAPARIPAYHIEKLVLSRLQSFLRSTREVVDGLGTAEDRASVTQALVAAASSMAHKWSDGSAYQMQIVVRNIIARVIVYGEKIELFLQQRALRAVLFGQTDVHALPAVKENKSAENLLRLDIETRFERHGGEIRVVVPPKGEAPAEVIPSMLKAVARAHQWYERIIHGESSSIHALSRDIRLNERYVSRVLRCAFLAPDIVEAILNGRQPADLKLSQLFRHLPPNWSEQRRQLGFSPTNRF, translated from the coding sequence ATGAGTGCGGGGCGCAAATCGACCGTACGCTGTGCGATCTACACTCGCAAATCATCAGAGGAGGGTCTTGAGCAATCTTTCAACTCCCTCGACGCGCAGCGAGAAGCCTCTCAGGCGTTTGTCGTCAGCCAGCGACATGAGGGCTGGCGCGCTCTGGAAACTCATTACGATGATGGCGGGTACTCCGGCGGCAACATGGATCGCCCAGCGCTCCGGCGTCTCCTCGATGATGTTACGGCCCGCAAGATCGACACCGTGGTGGTCTACAAAGTCGACCGTCTGACCCGCAGCTTGGCCGACTTTGCCAAGATCATCGAAGCCTTTGACGCACACGGGGTCAGCTTCGTTTCCGTCACCCAGCAGTTCAACACCACGACCTCAATGGGAAGGCTGACCCTCAATGTATTGCTGTCGTTCGCGCAATTTGAACGGGAGCTCACCGGCGAACGCATTCGCGACAAAATCGCTGCCTCTAAAAGCAAAGGTATGTGGATGGGTGGCAGAGTGCCGCTCGGGTACGATCTGAAACAACGCAAACTTCTCGTTAATTTGGAAGAGGCAAAACTCATCCGCACCATCTATCAGACCTATCTTGAACTGGGATGTGTCTCAAAGCTCAAAGTTCATCTCGACCGTCAGGGGGTTCGGAGCAAGGTGCGAATCAGTGCATCTGGAACCAGGGCGGGAGGAGCCGTGTATTCGCGAGGTGCGCTCTATGCGCTCCTGCAAAATCAAATCTACTTGGGCGAGATAACTCATGGCGAACAAACCTATCCTGGCGAGCACGAAGCGATCGTCTCGCGGGAGGTGTGGGACAAAGTACAGACACAACTCAGGACCAATCATTACCCAAGACGAAACCGTCCCAATCTAAAATCATCAAACCTATTGACAGGGTTGCTGCAGGATGCCGCGGGCAATCGATTCACGCCATCGCACACTGTCAAAGCGGGCAAGCGTTACCGCTATTACGTTTGCCAGCAACATGTGAAGAACGCTGGTCGGCCACAAAGTGCGCCAGCTCGCATTCCGGCATACCACATTGAAAAACTGGTGTTGTCCCGGCTTCAGTCTTTCCTCCGATCAACAAGAGAAGTAGTCGACGGGTTAGGGACGGCTGAGGACCGTGCATCGGTGACTCAGGCACTCGTCGCCGCCGCATCTTCCATGGCCCATAAATGGTCTGACGGGTCGGCATATCAGATGCAAATCGTGGTAAGGAATATCATCGCGCGGGTGATCGTCTACGGAGAGAAGATCGAGCTGTTCCTCCAACAGAGAGCCCTTCGCGCCGTGCTGTTCGGTCAGACTGATGTCCACGCACTACCGGCAGTTAAGGAAAACAAGAGTGCCGAGAATCTGCTTCGGCTAGATATCGAAACTCGATTCGAGCGCCATGGCGGTGAGATCCGAGTGGTAGTTCCGCCTAAAGGGGAAGCGCCTGCAGAGGTGATCCCCTCCATGCTAAAGGCCGTTGCCCGCGCCCATCAATGGTACGAACGCATCATTCACGGTGAATCGTCGAGTATCCACGCGCTTTCCCGAGACATCAGGCTCAACGAACGTTATGTCAGTCGCGTGTTGCGATGCGCATTCCTCGCTCCTGATATCGTCGAGGCCATCCTCAATGGTCGGCAACCAGCGGATCTGAAACTGAGCCAATTGTTCCGACATCTGCCCCCGAACTGGAGTGAGCAGCGTCGGCAGCTTGGGTTCAGCCCAACAAATCGGTTCTAA
- a CDS encoding cytochrome P460 family protein has product MTGSQILKVLSAVALGVIAINITAALNAGPESSSSDHSQYTKDNELVRPESYRDWVYLSSGLGMNYSATPGSHQLFTNVFVPQWAYREFLGSGKWPDKTMFVVEEREPQTKGSINKSGHFQTDFAGMGVEVKDAKFPDKWAYFNFGPTGRAAKANPKEACWQCHEEHAAVEHSFVQFYPTLKPVAQKFGTYHEKD; this is encoded by the coding sequence ATGACGGGATCCCAAATATTGAAAGTCCTCAGTGCTGTAGCCCTGGGTGTGATTGCCATAAACATAACCGCTGCCCTGAACGCCGGTCCTGAGAGCAGTTCGTCTGACCATTCGCAGTACACAAAAGACAACGAGCTAGTCCGGCCGGAGAGTTACCGCGACTGGGTCTATCTCTCGTCAGGTTTAGGCATGAACTATTCCGCGACTCCCGGCTCCCATCAATTGTTCACGAACGTCTTCGTTCCGCAGTGGGCCTATCGCGAATTCCTGGGCAGCGGAAAATGGCCGGACAAAACCATGTTCGTGGTAGAAGAACGGGAACCCCAGACCAAGGGCTCTATTAATAAGAGCGGGCATTTCCAAACCGATTTTGCGGGCATGGGAGTTGAGGTCAAGGACGCCAAGTTTCCCGACAAATGGGCGTACTTTAATTTCGGCCCTACGGGACGTGCCGCGAAAGCCAACCCCAAAGAAGCCTGCTGGCAATGCCATGAGGAGCACGCAGCGGTGGAGCACTCATTTGTGCAGTTCTATCCCACGTTAAAGCCAGTGGCGCAGAAGTTCGGTACCTATCACGAGAAAGACTAG
- a CDS encoding TetR/AcrR family transcriptional regulator has translation MPTLTHKTSRKPRLGTRGQPEQTRAAILDAAMREFAEEGVAGARTDAIARAAAVNKALLYYYFKDKETLYGAVLDHVFAGLAERVLNVLKHHLPPKEKYLAYVGAHFDYLASNPQLPRIVQREFMRAGRTASPHLRRIADRYLRPIFTGVSSVLREGIERGDFRPVDPAQFISSTVALIVFYFSSSMVFARMVPGDPLSPERVAARRAAVLDFVSAALFQNSQSSEGQAEKRSQKGSQP, from the coding sequence TTGCCCACGCTCACCCACAAAACCAGCCGCAAGCCCCGCCTCGGTACTCGCGGCCAGCCGGAGCAGACGCGCGCCGCCATTCTCGATGCGGCGATGCGCGAGTTCGCGGAGGAGGGCGTGGCCGGCGCGCGTACTGACGCCATAGCCAGGGCGGCCGCGGTCAATAAAGCGCTGCTCTACTACTATTTCAAAGACAAAGAAACGCTATACGGCGCGGTGCTGGACCATGTTTTCGCAGGACTCGCCGAGCGCGTCCTCAACGTCCTGAAACACCATCTGCCGCCGAAAGAGAAGTACCTGGCCTACGTCGGTGCGCACTTCGATTACCTGGCTAGCAACCCGCAGCTGCCGCGCATTGTGCAGCGTGAGTTCATGCGTGCGGGACGCACCGCTTCGCCGCATCTGCGCCGCATCGCGGACCGGTACCTGCGACCGATCTTCACGGGAGTTTCCAGCGTACTTAGAGAAGGAATCGAGCGCGGAGATTTTCGCCCGGTTGATCCCGCGCAATTCATTTCCTCAACCGTCGCCCTCATCGTTTTTTATTTCAGCAGCAGCATGGTTTTTGCTCGCATGGTGCCCGGCGACCCACTTTCTCCGGAACGCGTTGCTGCCCGCCGGGCGGCCGTGCTCGACTTTGTTTCCGCGGCCCTGTTTCAAAATTCGCAGTCGTCCGAAGGCCAGGCCGAGAAGCGAAGTCAGAAAGGTAGCCAGCCGTGA
- a CDS encoding efflux RND transporter periplasmic adaptor subunit, producing MSARNKVLILLVVIFVGAGLYYAFSTNRTKDLELIGVVDANQVIVSARIQGRIDKLLVEEGTQVKAGDVIALLDPAELQQQERALAATTKGMRSKVAQTEATEAATKGTTYSDVGMAEAKLQSVRSQLAQAEADLDRIRADRDRIVSLADQGVASQQDRDHAELQLKAEQAAVRALQDQVRAAQADLKSTVARTHQARAAASTVAATRADMLSAVAQRQQAEVRLGYTRIVAPVSGTVSVRAAREGEVVNPGQAIVTIVDLNDSWVRAAIPETYADHIALGDTFNIRMPSGQVIPGKVYFKAVEGDFATQRDVSRRKRDIKTVALKLRIANPSELYVPGMTADVLVPYAHLESARAGTGPHFQPAQSPQAGSGQQP from the coding sequence GTGAGTGCGCGTAATAAAGTTCTCATACTTCTTGTGGTCATCTTTGTAGGCGCGGGTCTTTATTACGCTTTCTCCACCAACCGCACCAAAGATCTGGAACTCATCGGCGTGGTGGACGCGAATCAGGTAATCGTGAGCGCCCGCATCCAGGGCCGCATTGATAAGTTGCTGGTCGAAGAAGGCACGCAGGTCAAAGCCGGGGATGTGATTGCACTGCTCGATCCCGCCGAATTGCAGCAGCAAGAGCGCGCCCTTGCCGCCACCACAAAGGGGATGCGCTCCAAGGTGGCCCAGACCGAAGCCACGGAAGCCGCTACTAAAGGAACTACGTACAGCGATGTCGGCATGGCGGAAGCCAAGCTGCAGTCAGTGCGCTCACAGCTCGCGCAAGCCGAAGCCGATCTAGATCGAATCCGCGCCGACCGCGACCGCATCGTTTCGTTGGCTGATCAAGGCGTGGCTTCGCAACAGGACCGCGATCATGCCGAGTTACAACTGAAGGCTGAGCAAGCCGCGGTCAGAGCTCTGCAAGACCAGGTCCGGGCTGCACAAGCGGATTTGAAGTCAACCGTGGCCCGCACTCACCAGGCGCGAGCGGCCGCCAGCACCGTTGCCGCCACCCGTGCGGACATGCTCAGTGCTGTGGCGCAACGTCAGCAGGCGGAAGTCCGCCTGGGCTACACGCGCATTGTTGCCCCGGTGAGCGGCACCGTCTCGGTGCGTGCCGCGCGCGAAGGTGAAGTCGTCAATCCGGGACAAGCCATCGTCACCATCGTGGACCTGAACGACTCCTGGGTCCGCGCCGCCATCCCGGAAACCTACGCCGATCACATTGCTTTGGGAGATACCTTCAACATCCGGATGCCCAGCGGCCAGGTTATTCCAGGAAAGGTTTACTTCAAGGCCGTGGAAGGCGATTTCGCCACGCAGCGCGACGTCAGCCGCCGTAAGCGCGACATCAAGACCGTCGCCCTGAAGCTTCGCATCGCGAATCCTAGCGAACTGTACGTTCCCGGCATGACAGCCGACGTGCTGGTGCCGTACGCGCATCTTGAATCTGCACGCGCGGGCACGGGGCCGCACTTCCAGCCTGCACAGTCACCACAAGCAGGCTCTGGACAACAACCATGA
- a CDS encoding ATP-binding cassette domain-containing protein: protein MIADSQSGNGNTGFSTVDASGAPLPKAIEVDHIVKKYGDFTAVDDVSFTVYEGETFGLLGPNGAGKSTLIRMMTTLLPITAGAARIAGHDVSREPDAARRCIGVIPQALTSDLDLSVEENLNIYAKLYDVPAKDRKRNIDELLELVDLTKWRAAQTKTLSGGMRRRLEIARGLVHSPKMFFLDEPTTGLDPVSRVAVWEMLGNIKSRRRLTILITTHYMDEADRLCDRIAIVDHGKLVALDTPKALKDSVPGSNVIEAQFSSPPADWEQRLRSLPEVNSVQPEGGNMYRVLTSNGSRTTMELVELAVKSGVEIRSLTVQNTTLDDVFVHYTGRQLRDEAVKAYGFVMPERPGLRP, encoded by the coding sequence ATGATTGCGGACTCCCAATCCGGCAACGGCAACACTGGCTTCTCGACTGTTGATGCCAGCGGCGCTCCTCTGCCCAAAGCCATAGAAGTAGACCACATCGTCAAAAAGTACGGCGATTTCACTGCGGTGGACGATGTCTCTTTTACCGTCTATGAGGGCGAGACCTTCGGGCTATTGGGGCCGAACGGTGCCGGCAAATCCACGCTGATCCGCATGATGACGACCCTCCTACCAATTACCGCCGGCGCGGCGCGCATTGCCGGCCACGACGTGAGCCGCGAGCCTGATGCAGCCCGCCGCTGCATCGGCGTGATTCCGCAGGCCCTCACCAGCGACCTCGATCTTTCGGTGGAAGAAAACCTCAATATTTACGCCAAGCTCTACGACGTTCCTGCCAAAGATCGGAAGCGCAACATTGACGAACTGCTTGAGCTGGTTGATCTCACCAAGTGGCGTGCCGCGCAAACCAAAACTCTTTCCGGTGGCATGCGTCGGAGGTTGGAGATCGCTCGCGGCCTCGTCCACAGTCCCAAAATGTTCTTTCTCGACGAGCCTACCACCGGCCTTGACCCGGTCTCGCGCGTTGCCGTCTGGGAGATGCTGGGTAACATAAAAAGCCGGCGTCGCCTGACCATTCTGATTACTACCCACTACATGGACGAGGCGGATCGCTTGTGCGACCGCATCGCCATCGTGGATCACGGCAAGCTGGTCGCTCTCGACACTCCCAAGGCACTCAAGGACAGCGTACCCGGCTCCAACGTAATCGAGGCCCAGTTTTCCAGTCCGCCTGCGGATTGGGAACAGCGTCTCCGCAGTTTGCCGGAGGTGAATTCCGTGCAGCCCGAAGGTGGGAATATGTACCGCGTCCTCACCAGCAATGGGTCGCGTACCACCATGGAATTGGTGGAGCTGGCGGTCAAATCGGGAGTAGAAATCCGCTCCCTCACAGTGCAAAACACCACGTTGGACGACGTCTTCGTTCATTACACCGGACGGCAATTACGCGACGAGGCGGTCAAAGCCTACGGCTTCGTCATGCCGGAGCGGCCAGGGTTACGCCCATGA
- a CDS encoding ABC transporter permease: MLAIVERELRKFVRSPALMMVAMVFPLVQLIVLGNAFGGKIRDARLGVVDQDNGTQSIKIREAFNAVQANLRTFAPVYYQSESQAVEDVRNGQIQGAVIIPPEYSRRVYEQNHPRIALVVDNSDNFMSSTLEQSLTTLTNALNQPDIEPRVLQKTVLDVVELYPYIEYMKYLLPGSIALAMFVSVMIGGGMLYIDDKARGVHEGYLVTPITKTELVLGLNVAGALKAIASGIVITVVGAMLAGVGTIFDPMTILWLFVLITLTSLAFNGMMFLLMVRVEDPLVPRAIFGILNTLLFFPSGSIYPIQAFPWWLRGIARVDPFTYAVHGFKSLLLKEAGIVAIWPDFAYLILFAITTLSIATPLFKRTL, encoded by the coding sequence ATGCTGGCAATCGTTGAACGCGAACTCCGCAAATTCGTGCGCTCGCCTGCTCTGATGATGGTCGCCATGGTCTTTCCCCTGGTGCAGCTCATCGTGCTTGGAAATGCTTTCGGGGGCAAGATCCGCGACGCTCGCCTGGGGGTTGTGGACCAGGACAACGGCACCCAGTCCATAAAGATTCGCGAGGCTTTCAATGCCGTGCAAGCCAACTTGCGCACCTTTGCTCCCGTGTATTACCAGAGCGAGAGCCAGGCCGTCGAGGATGTGCGTAATGGCCAAATCCAGGGCGCAGTGATAATCCCGCCGGAATATTCCCGCCGTGTTTACGAGCAGAACCATCCCCGCATCGCGCTGGTCGTGGACAACAGCGACAATTTCATGAGCTCGACATTGGAGCAATCGCTTACAACCTTAACCAATGCGCTCAACCAGCCCGATATTGAACCCCGAGTGCTGCAGAAGACGGTGCTCGACGTTGTGGAACTCTATCCCTATATCGAGTACATGAAATATCTTTTACCCGGCTCCATCGCCCTGGCCATGTTTGTGTCGGTGATGATCGGCGGCGGCATGCTCTACATTGACGACAAAGCACGCGGTGTTCACGAGGGATATCTGGTGACGCCGATTACCAAGACCGAGTTGGTGCTGGGCCTGAATGTGGCCGGCGCGTTGAAGGCGATTGCCTCCGGCATTGTCATTACTGTGGTGGGCGCCATGCTGGCCGGAGTGGGCACGATCTTCGATCCCATGACCATTCTCTGGCTCTTCGTGCTGATTACCCTGACCTCGCTGGCCTTTAACGGAATGATGTTTCTGCTGATGGTGCGCGTCGAGGATCCCCTTGTGCCTCGCGCCATCTTCGGCATTCTTAACACTCTGCTGTTTTTTCCTAGTGGCTCAATTTACCCGATCCAGGCCTTCCCATGGTGGCTGCGAGGGATCGCGCGCGTGGATCCCTTCACCTATGCCGTTCACGGTTTCAAATCCTTGCTGCTAAAAGAAGCTGGAATCGTAGCCATCTGGCCAGATTTTGCTTACCTCATCCTATTCGCCATCACCACCCTGAGCATTGCTACCCCGCTGTTCAAGCGCACCCTCTAG